One Nitrosomonas sp. PY1 DNA window includes the following coding sequences:
- a CDS encoding IS1595 family transposase, with translation MVIDVLERDDLPFPRSLPDFQRLFPNEAACAAYLERARWSDGFVCDYCGTLGEPYRFANRPSVCRCRHCNRDTSLTAGTVMERTHTPLSVWFWAAYLVASQTPGMSAAQFQRQLGLSRYETAFQILHKLRVGMVRPDQDRIGGNPFDAVEADETYVGGRTRGKGRGVHDMVLVAGAVEVKQRKHGGSLNKRRTGRYAGRVRLAVVPDRSAKSLGGFIERVVTPGATIITDDWSGYAALEKRGYLHTAVAERGDMQVAETFLPIIHLVFSNLKTWLRGIHHGVSPQHLQAYLNEFTFRFNRRFYPFNAFRSLLGIAGDVTAPTYAELYTKKSRPTTTSSYLGS, from the coding sequence ATGGTTATCGACGTGCTTGAGCGAGACGATTTGCCGTTCCCTCGCTCGCTTCCTGATTTTCAGCGACTGTTCCCGAACGAAGCGGCCTGCGCGGCCTATCTTGAGCGCGCCCGATGGAGCGACGGATTCGTTTGTGACTACTGCGGCACACTCGGAGAGCCTTATCGCTTCGCCAATCGCCCCAGCGTTTGTCGGTGCCGTCACTGCAACCGAGACACGAGCCTCACTGCGGGCACCGTCATGGAACGCACCCACACACCTCTCTCCGTATGGTTCTGGGCAGCCTACTTGGTTGCCAGCCAAACACCCGGTATGTCTGCTGCCCAATTCCAGCGGCAACTCGGGCTGTCGCGTTATGAGACTGCTTTCCAGATTCTCCACAAACTGCGGGTCGGCATGGTGCGTCCCGACCAAGATCGGATTGGTGGCAACCCCTTCGATGCCGTCGAGGCCGATGAAACCTACGTCGGAGGACGTACTCGCGGCAAGGGTCGAGGCGTTCACGACATGGTTCTCGTCGCCGGTGCGGTCGAGGTTAAACAGCGCAAGCACGGTGGCAGCCTCAATAAGCGGAGGACTGGGCGTTACGCCGGACGTGTTCGGCTCGCTGTGGTGCCAGACCGCAGTGCCAAATCGTTGGGCGGTTTCATTGAGCGCGTCGTTACGCCAGGCGCCACCATCATTACCGATGACTGGAGCGGCTACGCGGCGCTTGAAAAGCGAGGGTATCTTCATACCGCCGTTGCGGAACGTGGCGACATGCAAGTTGCCGAAACTTTTCTGCCCATCATTCACCTCGTGTTCTCCAATCTCAAAACATGGTTACGTGGCATTCACCACGGCGTCAGCCCGCAACACCTGCAAGCCTATCTCAACGAATTCACGTTTCGATTCAACCGCCGTTTCTACCCTTTCAACGCATTCCGTTCCCTGCTTGGCATTGCTGGTGATGTCACTGCGCCGACGTATGCTGAACTTTATACAAAAAAATCACGGCCCACTACTACATCTAGCTACCTTGGGAGTTAA
- a CDS encoding GGDEF domain-containing protein, protein MNELKNANPTIVARETLKQLATLKIPPTPDNYYKLYNQIAGVSDSSVEANSLSADATANQAIDNANSISESPLNWGETLEMLLKQLESKHGKLTVAKKREGVTRVLSKFSKDSSQLHIKLKGLIDSWGALAAVPPKSSQDDLDERQKVPLELTPSVESVIAETENTQRLLLDEQDIQIDIDQIVDVAGQILGRIVACQIEDTTLSEEAKELAHQIRQVSSQSELALFVTCFQQFYSNFNAYDKDQKTLRQGLLKLLGMLMDSTGELLAGDQWIKNQIDKLRITMSKPLNQAVIEEAEQCLGVITQKQDQIRLSLNEAKTTLKQMVTSIITNIEELTDATGEYQEKLEDYSDKISKADDIVDINQLLGLIMGETKQMQKNAHSYRNDFLAARAEVSKAQEKINQLETDLMEMGEKVHEDHLTGILNRRGLDSAFMRETARSIRHRISLCYALLDIDNFKQLNDTHGHKVGDDALIYLVQSIKETTRPEDVVSRYGGEEFVVLLPNTEKEEAFEVLSRIRRNLTKKFFLHDNNRLLITFSAGIAQFSPGESQESIFKRADEALYRAKKSGKNQILMAE, encoded by the coding sequence ATGAACGAGTTAAAAAACGCAAACCCAACAATTGTTGCTCGTGAAACCTTAAAGCAGCTTGCTACGCTCAAAATTCCTCCAACACCTGATAATTATTACAAGCTTTATAATCAAATTGCCGGGGTTTCTGATAGCTCAGTAGAAGCGAATTCCTTAAGCGCTGATGCTACTGCAAATCAGGCGATTGATAATGCTAATTCGATTTCTGAAAGTCCCCTGAACTGGGGGGAAACACTGGAAATGTTATTGAAACAACTGGAAAGTAAGCACGGTAAGTTAACGGTTGCCAAAAAAAGGGAAGGTGTTACTCGAGTTTTAAGTAAGTTTTCCAAAGACTCTAGTCAGTTGCATATCAAGCTAAAAGGATTAATAGATTCATGGGGGGCATTAGCCGCCGTTCCCCCTAAGTCATCTCAGGATGATCTTGATGAGCGACAAAAAGTACCGCTCGAATTGACACCGTCCGTAGAATCTGTAATCGCTGAGACAGAAAATACACAAAGGCTATTACTAGATGAGCAAGATATTCAAATTGACATCGATCAGATAGTAGATGTTGCAGGACAAATTTTGGGTCGAATCGTCGCATGTCAGATTGAAGATACTACCCTATCAGAAGAAGCTAAGGAGTTAGCGCATCAAATACGCCAGGTAAGCAGTCAGTCGGAATTGGCATTATTTGTAACGTGTTTCCAGCAATTCTACAGTAATTTTAATGCTTATGATAAAGATCAAAAAACGCTTCGTCAGGGATTACTGAAGCTGTTAGGTATGCTTATGGATAGCACCGGAGAATTATTAGCAGGCGATCAGTGGATCAAAAACCAAATCGATAAATTGCGTATAACGATGTCGAAACCATTGAATCAAGCAGTTATCGAAGAAGCGGAACAGTGTTTAGGAGTAATAACGCAAAAACAAGACCAGATTCGATTGAGCCTAAATGAAGCCAAAACAACACTAAAACAAATGGTGACCTCGATCATCACTAACATCGAAGAATTAACCGATGCTACTGGAGAATACCAAGAGAAACTTGAGGATTATTCAGATAAAATCAGCAAGGCAGATGATATTGTTGATATAAATCAGCTGCTTGGATTGATCATGGGTGAAACTAAGCAAATGCAAAAGAATGCACATAGCTACCGTAATGATTTTCTGGCAGCTCGTGCCGAAGTTTCTAAAGCGCAAGAAAAGATTAACCAGCTTGAAACTGACCTCATGGAGATGGGAGAAAAAGTTCACGAAGATCATCTGACAGGTATATTGAATCGACGCGGCTTGGACAGCGCGTTTATGCGAGAAACTGCTCGCTCAATCCGCCACCGTATTTCTTTATGTTATGCCTTGCTTGATATTGACAACTTTAAACAACTCAATGATACGCATGGTCATAAGGTTGGCGATGATGCATTAATCTACCTAGTTCAATCGATCAAAGAAACAACGCGACCTGAAGATGTTGTTTCACGCTACGGCGGAGAAGAATTTGTAGTTTTATTACCGAACACGGAAAAAGAAGAGGCTTTTGAAGTATTGTCCAGGATACGGCGCAATTTAACCAAGAAATTCTTCTTGCACGACAATAATCGACTGTTGATAACGTTTAGTGCGGGTATCGCGCAATTTAGTCCGGGAGAAAGCCAAGAAAGCATTTTCAAACGAGCGGATGAGGCGCTATATCGCGCCAAGAAATCTGGCAAGAACCAGATACTTATGGCTGAATGA
- a CDS encoding GGDEF domain-containing protein, with amino-acid sequence MQKATNNKRGMLRLVKSPNLVESEQKPMTDSEKYYRQVQQYAEQIRNTRNADEIVRILDIVLSETREVKFSDEAFVAQEQVKLAEQKIESLKNEVEQLRNLVQTDQMTGAFNRRGLEDIFKREAARADRNAQSLGVVMVDLDDFKRINDCLGHPYGDNVLISLVTVAKETLRPTDVVVRFGGEEFVILLPDVEMNEALTIVQRIQNNLAKSSALPLENQLMPITFSAGIALRAFGENQNSVISRADQALYQAKRMGKNCTIPSVA; translated from the coding sequence ATGCAAAAAGCCACAAATAATAAAAGAGGAATGTTGAGACTAGTTAAGTCACCAAACTTAGTTGAAAGTGAGCAGAAACCTATGACTGACTCAGAGAAATACTATAGGCAAGTTCAACAATATGCTGAACAGATACGTAATACGAGAAATGCCGATGAAATTGTTCGGATTCTTGATATTGTTTTGTCCGAAACGCGAGAAGTGAAGTTCAGTGATGAAGCATTCGTCGCACAGGAGCAAGTGAAACTGGCGGAACAAAAAATAGAATCGCTAAAGAATGAAGTTGAACAGTTACGCAACCTTGTGCAGACAGATCAAATGACAGGCGCGTTTAATCGTCGAGGTTTAGAAGATATTTTTAAACGCGAGGCAGCTCGTGCTGATCGGAATGCGCAATCTCTGGGGGTTGTTATGGTTGACTTGGATGATTTTAAACGAATCAATGATTGCTTAGGGCATCCCTATGGCGATAACGTTTTGATTAGTCTGGTTACCGTTGCAAAGGAAACACTACGTCCTACTGACGTGGTGGTGCGCTTTGGTGGTGAGGAGTTTGTCATTTTATTGCCTGATGTTGAAATGAATGAAGCGCTAACAATTGTGCAGCGGATACAAAATAACCTCGCAAAAAGCAGTGCCCTCCCACTCGAAAACCAACTTATGCCGATTACCTTTAGTGCAGGTATTGCGCTGCGCGCTTTTGGAGAAAATCAAAACTCGGTAATTAGTCGTGCTGATCAAGCGCTATATCAAGCTAAGCGCATGGGGAAAAATTGCACCATTCCTTCAGTGGCTTGA
- a CDS encoding response regulator transcription factor produces MINVMIADDHAIVRQGLKQILSETDDIKVTGEAETGFQAVKIARQQSFDVMLLDISLPDRNGIEILKQVKKDRPTLAVLMLSMHNEHEFAIRALKAGASGYLNKQSAPAQLVVAIRQVATGNKYVSPVVAQELANIINTDADKPLHSTLSDREYQTLCFIAAGKTLSEISGEMFLSPKTVSVYRARLLEKLKLTNNSELIRYAIKNKLVD; encoded by the coding sequence ATGATTAATGTCATGATAGCCGATGATCATGCAATTGTTCGTCAAGGCCTAAAACAAATACTTAGCGAGACCGATGACATTAAAGTAACCGGAGAAGCTGAAACAGGGTTTCAAGCAGTTAAAATCGCGCGGCAGCAATCTTTTGATGTAATGTTGCTTGATATATCACTACCTGACAGAAACGGTATCGAAATTCTTAAACAAGTTAAAAAAGATAGACCTACTCTTGCTGTTCTAATGTTGAGTATGCATAACGAGCATGAATTTGCAATTCGCGCATTAAAAGCTGGTGCCTCCGGCTATCTAAACAAGCAAAGTGCACCAGCGCAGCTGGTTGTGGCGATTCGACAGGTCGCTACTGGCAACAAGTATGTCAGCCCAGTAGTGGCACAAGAGCTAGCAAATATCATTAATACTGACGCCGATAAACCACTACATTCGACTTTATCGGATAGGGAATATCAAACTTTGTGTTTTATTGCTGCAGGGAAAACATTATCAGAAATATCGGGTGAAATGTTTCTAAGTCCCAAGACAGTAAGTGTTTATCGTGCACGTTTATTGGAAAAGTTAAAATTGACCAATAACTCTGAACTCATTCGTTATGCGATAAAAAATAAATTGGTTGATTAA
- a CDS encoding histidine kinase has product MANKDKLKVLMVENSEHDVEQVMLLLARGGFQTEHLQITSIEALQNALSNHCWDLILSDYDLPQLTVHDVLRIVREKNLNIPLIILSSHTDETAAEHIMALGAYDFMMKHHSTRLVPVIRRMLNEAENHQRFIVAQSALQKSEVLFQAITANLPSVVFQFLLTSNGETSFLYASDASETLLGLRPEKLIDYPGLFPELILPDDRESYCQSFVVSAEQLSTWDWEGCIQVKGDSDIKWISLRATPRRIDNEATVWDGIMINITRNKLAEREIARSREQLAELSSYMQKVKEQERARIAREIHDDIGGTLTAIKCELFPCIDRESRAPEFYQQKMKSVESLVDRVIDSTRRISLDLRPGILDCGIVAAVQWQAKEFSARTGIACKVSCDSDDITLDSDLAIAIFRIFQEALTNISKHAGASQVHVTLTDLDQLILLEIGDNGRGITNTDMEKHDSFGIRGMRERCQQLKGSFYISGGPNEGTKVTILISKGDNTISAREPIDFEMETNRECFANHSMRK; this is encoded by the coding sequence ATGGCCAATAAAGATAAACTGAAGGTACTAATGGTTGAGAATTCCGAGCATGATGTAGAGCAAGTTATGTTGTTGCTTGCTAGAGGCGGATTTCAAACGGAGCACTTGCAAATAACTTCAATTGAAGCATTACAAAATGCATTGTCAAATCATTGCTGGGATTTGATTTTATCTGATTACGATTTGCCGCAATTGACTGTCCATGATGTGTTGCGGATTGTCCGTGAAAAAAATCTCAACATTCCACTCATTATATTATCCAGCCATACCGATGAAACAGCGGCAGAGCATATTATGGCTTTGGGTGCGTATGACTTTATGATGAAGCATCACTCGACTAGATTGGTGCCGGTGATACGCCGCATGCTAAATGAAGCCGAAAACCACCAACGTTTTATCGTGGCGCAAAGCGCGTTACAAAAAAGTGAGGTGCTATTTCAAGCCATTACAGCCAATCTTCCGAGTGTCGTTTTTCAGTTCTTATTGACGAGTAATGGAGAAACCAGTTTTCTGTATGCGAGCGATGCAAGCGAAACACTGCTGGGTTTGCGTCCAGAAAAACTAATTGATTACCCCGGTTTATTTCCTGAACTAATATTGCCTGACGATAGGGAATCTTATTGTCAGTCATTTGTGGTATCTGCGGAACAACTTTCTACCTGGGATTGGGAGGGTTGCATTCAAGTTAAGGGTGATAGCGATATCAAATGGATTAGCTTACGCGCTACGCCAAGAAGGATAGATAATGAGGCTACGGTGTGGGATGGCATCATGATCAATATAACCCGCAATAAATTAGCCGAACGTGAAATAGCGCGTTCACGTGAGCAATTGGCTGAATTGTCTTCATATATGCAGAAAGTCAAAGAGCAGGAGCGTGCGCGTATTGCTCGGGAGATTCACGATGACATAGGTGGAACCCTGACGGCTATTAAATGTGAGCTTTTTCCGTGTATTGATCGAGAATCCAGAGCCCCTGAATTTTATCAACAGAAAATGAAATCTGTTGAATCGCTGGTCGATCGCGTTATTGATAGTACACGCCGTATTTCCTTAGATTTGCGCCCAGGTATTTTGGACTGTGGTATCGTTGCCGCAGTCCAATGGCAAGCTAAGGAATTTAGTGCTCGTACAGGAATCGCTTGTAAAGTTTCTTGTGATAGTGATGACATAACGCTAGACTCGGATTTGGCGATTGCAATTTTTCGTATATTTCAAGAAGCGCTTACCAATATTTCGAAACATGCCGGAGCATCTCAAGTACATGTTACGCTCACTGATCTAGACCAATTGATTCTTCTTGAGATTGGCGATAATGGCCGTGGTATCACTAATACAGATATGGAGAAACATGATTCTTTTGGAATTAGAGGAATGCGTGAACGTTGCCAACAGTTGAAAGGAAGTTTTTATATTTCCGGAGGCCCTAATGAAGGAACAAAGGTAACCATTCTTATTTCCAAAGGCGACAATACAATCTCTGCAAGAGAACCTATTGATTTTGAAATGGAAACCAATAGAGAATGTTTTGCCAATCATTCAATGAGGAAGTGA